One window of Watersipora subatra chromosome 3, tzWatSuba1.1, whole genome shotgun sequence genomic DNA carries:
- the LOC137390588 gene encoding uncharacterized protein, which translates to MMLSSYPAIPAIPAIPAIPAIPAIPAIPAIPAIPAIPDIPAIPAIPAIPAIPAIPAIPAIPAIQAIPAIPSIPAIPAIPAVPAIPAIPAIPAIPAIPAVPAIPAIPAILAIPSIPAIPAIPAIPSIPAIPAIPAIQAIPAIPAIPAIPAIPAIPDIPAIPAIPAIPSIPAIPAIPAIQAIPAIPSIPAIPAIPAVPAIPAIPAIPAIPAVPAIPAIPAILAIPSIPSIPAVPAIPAIPAIPAIPAIPAIPAIPAIPVILAKILKLRV; encoded by the coding sequence CTATCCAGCTATCCAGCTATACCAGCTATACCTGCTATACCAGCTATACCTGCTATACCAGCTATACCTGCTATACCAGCTATACCTGCTATACCAGCTATACCTGATATACCAGCTATACCAGCTATACCAGCTATACCAGCTATACCAGCTATACCAGCTATACCAGCTATACCTGCTATACAAGCTATACCAGCTATACCATCTATACCAGCTATACCTGCTATACCAGCTGTACCAGCTATACCTGCTATACCAGCTATACCAGCTATACCAGCTATACCAGCTGTACCAGCTATACCTGCTATACCAGCTATACTAGCTATACCATCTATACCAGCTATACCAGCTATACCAGCTATACCATCTATACCAGCTATACCAGCTATACCTGCTATACAAGCTATACCAGCTATACCAGCTATACCAGCTATACCTGCTATACCAGCTATACCTGATATACCAGCTATACCAGCTATACCAGCTATACCATCTATACCAGCTATACCAGCTATACCTGCTATACAAGCTATACCAGCTATACCATCTATACCAGCTATACCTGCTATACCAGCTGTACCAGCTATACCTGCTATACCAGCTATACCAGCTATACCAGCTGTACCAGCTATACCTGCTATACCAGCTATACTAGCTATACCATCTATACCATCTATACCAGCTGTACCAGCTATACCAGCTATACCTGCTATACCTGCTATACCAGCTATACCTGCTATACCTGCTATACCAGCTATACCAGTTATACTAGCTAAAATACTAAAATTACGTGTGTAA
- the LOC137390590 gene encoding serum response factor-binding protein 1-like yields MSLIFTGAFQHTTSLSSALMNQLIHIFDKLESTESDKTAVDKTAVDKTAVDKTAVDKTAVDKTAVDKTAVDKTAVDKTAVDKTAVDKTAVDKTAVDKTAVDKTAVDKTAVDKTAVDKTAVDKTAVDKTAVDKTAVDKTAVDKTAVDKTAVDKTAVDKTAVDKTAVDKSSVKNLEIRQELQ; encoded by the exons ATGTCGCTAATATTCACAGGAGCTTTCCAGCACACAACAAGTTTATCCAGTgctctcatgaaccaattgatcC ACATCTTTGataagttagag AGCACTGAATCTGACAAGACAGCAGTAGACAAGACAGCAGTAGACAAGACAGCAGTGGACAAGACAGCAGTAGACAAGACAGCAGTAGACAAGACAGCAGTAGACAAGACAGCAGTAGACAAGACAGCAGTAGACAAGACAGCAGTAGACAAGACAGCAGTAGACAAGACAGCAGTAGACAAGACAGCAGTAGACAAGACAGCAGTAGACAAGACAGCAGTAGACAAGACAGCAGTAGACAAGACAGCAGTAGACAAGACAGCAGTAGACAAGACAGCAGTAGACAAGACAGCAGTAGACAAGACAGCAGTAGACAAGACAGCAGTAGACAAGACAGCAGTAGACAAGACAGCAGTAGACAAGACAGCAGTAGACAAGACAGCAGTAGACAAGACAGCAGTAGACAAGAGCAGTGTAAAGAACTTAGAAATTAGGCAAGAATTACAGTAA